In Populus nigra chromosome 1, ddPopNigr1.1, whole genome shotgun sequence, one genomic interval encodes:
- the LOC133692062 gene encoding probable cinnamyl alcohol dehydrogenase 9 has protein sequence MAKSPEEEHPHKALGWAAKDSSGVLSPFHFSRRDNGVEDVTIKILYCGVCHSDLHAAKNEWGFSRYPLVPGHEIVGIVTKIGSNVKKFKVDDQVGVGVMVNSCKSCEYCDQDLENYCPKMIFTYNAQNHDGTKTYGGYSDTIVVDQHFVLRIPDSMPADGAAPLLCAGITVYSPMKYYGMTEPGKHLGIVGLGGLGHVAVKIGKAFGLKVTVISSSSRKEREALDRLGADSFLVSSDPGKMKAAFGTMDYIIDTVSAVHALAPLLSLLKTNGKLVTLGLPEKPLELPIFPLVLGRKLVGGSDIGGVKETQEMLDFCAKHSITSDVEVIRMDQINTAMDRLAKSDVRYRFVIDVANSLSQSQL, from the exons ATGGCAAAATCACCAGAAGAAGAACATCCACATAAGGCTCTTGGCTGGGCTGCCAAAGATAGTTCTGGGGTCCTTTCTCCCTTTCATTTCTCAAGAAG GGACAATGGAGTTGAAGATGTGACCATAAAAATCCTGTACTGTGGAGTTTGCCATTCGGACTTGCACGCTGCCAAGAATGAATGGGGGTTTTCCAGATATCCTTTGGTTCCTGG GCATGAAATTGTTGGTATTGTGACAAAAATTGGAAGCAATGTGAAGAAGTTCAAAGTGGACGATCAGGTTGGTGTTGGAGTAATGGTGAACTCCTGTAAGTCATGCGAGTATTGCGACCAGGACTTGGAGAATTACTGCCCTAAAATGATATTTACATACAATGCCCAAAACCATGATGGGACAAAAACTTATGGTGGTTATTCTGATACAATTGTGGTTGACCAGCACTTTGTACTCCGTATCCCTGATAGCATGCCTGCTGATGGGGCTGCACCACTATTATGTGCTGGGATCACAGTGTACAGCCCAATGAAATATTATGGAATGACAGAACCAGGGAAGCATTTGGGAATCGTAGGATTGGGGGGGCTTGGTCATGTTGCTGTGAAGATTGGTAAGGCCTTTGGTTTGAAAGTTACAGTCATCAGTTCATCATCAAGAAAGGAGAGGGAAGCACTTGATAGACTTGGTGCTGATTCGTTCCTTGTGAGCAGTGACCCTGGGAAAATGAAG GCAGCATTTGGCACTATGGATTACATCATTGACACTGTGTCTGCAGTTCATGCCTTGGCTCCACTTCTAAGTCTGCTGAAGACAAATGGAAAACTTGTTACTTTGGGCTTGCCTGAGAAGCCCCTTGAGCTGCCTATCTTCCCTTTGGTCTTGG GGCGAAAGCTAGTTGGTGGAAGTGATATTGGAGGGGTGAAAGAGACTCAAGAGATGTTGGACTTCTGTGCGAAGCACAGTATTACCTCAGATGTTGAGGTGATCCGAATGGATCAAATCAACACAGCCATGGATAGGCTTGCCAAATCGGATGTCAGGTACCGGTTTGTGATTGATGTGGCCAACTCCCTGTCACAATCTCAGTTATGA
- the LOC133672923 gene encoding citrate-binding protein-like: MASSIVLLSLLCFSLISYQAIASRTLDPTKGFTSLPLDQSNFEVQWPYNMQEDQRYSFENGIRRMWVYSNDKPHFPTSHTRPRTEVRIQGYDYSSGVWQFEGYGYVPSGTSGVCIMQVFGATGHATTLMLRTYNGDLYYYSDEVIVKNIYDRWFRVNVIHDVDADKLHIYIDGALVYEAQGRGGESHYFKCGVYEQDDGSHYMESRWKGIKVLKKM, translated from the exons ATGGCTTCAAGTATTGTTTTGTTGAGTCTTCTGTGTTTCAGCCTGATATCGTACCAAGCTATTGCTTCAAGAACACTGGATCCCACAAAAGGATTCACCTCCCTTCCTCTAGATCAATCAAATTTCGAAGTTCAGTGGCCATATAATATGCAAGAGGATCAAAGATACAGCTTCGAAAATGGCATTCGTAGGATGTGGGTGTACTCCAATGACAAGCCTCATTTCCCTACTAGTCATACTAGACCACGTACTGAGGTCCGGATACAG GGATACGATTACTCTTCTGGTGTGTGGCAATTCGAAGGATATGGGTACGTACCAAGCGGCACATCTGGTGTGTGCATCATGCAAGTCTTTGGAGCAACTGGTCATGCCACAACCCTAATGCTTAGAACCTACAATGGTGACCTATATTATTACAGTGATGAAGTCATTGTCAAGAACATTTATGACAGATGGTTTCGAGTTAATGTGATCCATGACGTTGATGCTGATAAACTACATATATACATAGACGGGGCTCTGGTGTATGAAGCACAAGGACGTGGAGGGGAATCTCACTACTTCAAATGTGGAGTTTATGAGCAGGATGATGGTTCTCACTATATGGAATCTCGTTGGAAAGGAATCAAGGTTCTAAAAAAGATGTAA